One window of the Streptomyces asoensis genome contains the following:
- a CDS encoding DUF5994 family protein, with translation MPASLHPVPPHVELVAAPAARLALKTDGPPRGLLDGAWWPRSRDLLSELPALTEVLDPLWGRITRIAVNSTYWPVVPRQVPAGGHIVKVGWFTTEIDPYKLLLLSYGTSRWDLLVVPPETGAESAARLMAAASDHSGPPLTASALMAADEARHGASVSVGRTGQTGRLIVGR, from the coding sequence ATGCCGGCGTCCTTGCACCCCGTCCCGCCGCACGTCGAGCTCGTCGCAGCCCCGGCCGCGCGTCTCGCGCTGAAGACCGACGGTCCGCCCCGTGGACTCCTGGACGGCGCCTGGTGGCCCCGCTCCCGGGATCTGCTGAGCGAACTGCCCGCCCTGACCGAGGTGTTGGACCCACTGTGGGGCCGCATCACCCGGATCGCCGTCAACTCGACGTACTGGCCGGTCGTTCCGCGTCAGGTTCCCGCGGGCGGCCACATCGTCAAGGTCGGCTGGTTCACCACGGAGATCGACCCGTACAAGCTGCTGCTGCTCTCGTACGGCACCAGCCGCTGGGATCTGCTGGTCGTTCCGCCCGAGACGGGGGCCGAGTCGGCGGCCCGGCTCATGGCGGCCGCCTCCGACCACTCGGGCCCGCCGCTGACCGCGAGCGCGCTCATGGCCGCGGACGAGGCCCGACACGGCGCCTCCGTGAGCGTCGGCAGGACCGGGCAGACCGGTCGCCTGATCGTCGGTAGGTGA
- a CDS encoding STAS domain-containing protein has translation MLLPQLTVYRHDRRNRALITLSGEIDLDSAPLLCASLERCLRDGIHTIDVDLTSVRFCDCSGLNVFLRAAQQTTVAGGAVRLHHPPPVLARLLDLTGCGFLLLGPPSGPLPSPPGDAPAAPAPAAPHGSVPSASVLSGDVR, from the coding sequence ATGCTCCTTCCCCAGCTCACCGTGTACCGCCATGACCGAAGGAATCGGGCGCTGATCACCCTCTCCGGTGAGATCGATCTCGACTCCGCGCCGTTGCTGTGCGCTTCCCTGGAACGGTGCCTGCGCGACGGTATCCACACCATCGACGTCGACCTCACCTCCGTCCGCTTCTGCGATTGCAGTGGCCTCAACGTCTTCCTCCGCGCCGCGCAACAGACCACCGTGGCCGGCGGAGCCGTACGGCTGCACCACCCGCCGCCGGTGCTGGCCCGGCTGCTCGATCTCACCGGCTGCGGCTTCCTCCTCCTCGGCCCTCCGTCCGGCCCGCTGCCCTCTCCTCCCGGGGACGCTCCGGCCGCGCCCGCCCCGGCCGCGCCGCACGGGTCGGTCCCGTCGGCGTCTGTTCTCTCGGGCGATGTGCGATGA
- a CDS encoding ANTAR domain-containing protein, with amino-acid sequence MGHDSRSARIRLLVAEQAARRGARVGVVDVCTAAVAALPVGGAGLSAMSRTAPSHPLCSTDDISRQLEELQLTLGEGPCVEAFARGSAVLTPDLLTVEPKDHWAVFADAALEAGARAIFSLPLQMGAISPGVLDLYADIPTVLDIEELADAMAFADLATLLLLDARIDETGAGAPTDKTVPDRGFEDLGAYRAEIDQATGMLTVQLGVGIDEAFVRLRAHAYARERRLADVAADVVARRLRFPPDAEPDQTEEAT; translated from the coding sequence GTGGGCCATGACAGCCGGTCGGCCCGCATCCGGTTGCTCGTGGCCGAGCAGGCCGCCCGACGTGGTGCCCGGGTCGGGGTGGTGGACGTGTGCACCGCGGCCGTGGCCGCGCTCCCGGTCGGAGGGGCCGGACTGTCGGCGATGTCCCGGACCGCGCCGAGCCACCCGCTGTGCAGCACCGACGACATCAGCCGGCAACTGGAAGAGCTCCAGCTCACCCTGGGTGAGGGGCCTTGCGTGGAGGCCTTCGCACGCGGCTCGGCCGTCCTGACACCCGATCTGCTCACCGTCGAACCGAAGGACCACTGGGCCGTGTTCGCCGATGCGGCCCTGGAAGCCGGAGCCCGCGCGATTTTCTCGCTCCCCCTCCAGATGGGCGCGATCAGCCCGGGAGTTCTGGATCTGTACGCCGACATTCCGACCGTGCTCGACATCGAGGAACTGGCCGACGCGATGGCGTTCGCCGATCTCGCGACTCTCCTCCTGCTCGATGCGAGGATCGACGAGACGGGCGCGGGCGCACCGACCGACAAAACGGTGCCGGACCGCGGCTTCGAGGACCTGGGCGCATACCGGGCGGAGATCGACCAGGCCACCGGGATGCTCACGGTCCAGCTCGGAGTCGGCATCGACGAGGCCTTCGTCCGGCTCCGCGCCCACGCCTACGCGCGGGAACGCCGGCTCGCCGACGTGGCCGCGGACGTGGTGGCCCGCCGACTTCGTTTCCCACCGGACGCGGAGCCGGATCAGACCGAGGAGGCAACCTGA
- a CDS encoding GAF and ANTAR domain-containing protein, whose product MDQQLLAKTFVELADNLVADFDLIDFLRLLTDRCVSMLDASAAGVLLADRDGKLRVMAASDEQVRLLELFQLQNDEGPCLQCFHTGVPVIIHDLTREVERWPRFVTAAHRCGFGAVQALPMRLRDETVGALNLFRAAPGPFEPTATLIAQALADVATISLLQQRTAQRSTVLNEQLHTALNSRVLIEQAKGKLAERQGIDMEQAFSALRGYARAHNRRLADVARAFVDDSEPLAGLGA is encoded by the coding sequence ATGGATCAACAGCTTCTGGCCAAAACCTTCGTCGAGCTGGCCGACAATCTGGTCGCCGACTTCGACCTCATCGACTTCCTGCGCCTGCTGACCGACCGCTGCGTCAGCATGCTCGACGCGAGCGCCGCCGGGGTGCTGCTCGCCGACCGGGACGGCAAACTCCGCGTCATGGCCGCCTCCGACGAACAGGTGCGGCTGCTGGAGCTCTTCCAGCTCCAGAACGACGAAGGCCCCTGTCTCCAGTGCTTCCACACCGGCGTACCGGTGATCATCCACGACCTGACCCGGGAGGTCGAACGCTGGCCTCGCTTCGTCACGGCGGCCCACCGCTGCGGGTTCGGGGCCGTCCAGGCCCTGCCCATGCGCCTGCGGGACGAGACCGTGGGCGCCCTGAACCTCTTCCGCGCCGCGCCCGGCCCCTTCGAACCGACCGCCACCCTCATCGCCCAGGCGCTGGCCGACGTCGCCACCATCAGCCTGCTGCAACAGCGCACCGCCCAGCGCAGCACCGTGCTCAACGAGCAGCTGCACACGGCGCTGAACAGCCGGGTGCTGATCGAACAGGCCAAGGGGAAACTCGCCGAACGCCAGGGCATCGACATGGAGCAGGCGTTCAGCGCGCTGCGCGGCTACGCCCGCGCCCACAACCGGCGCCTGGCCGATGTGGCCCGCGCCTTCGTCGACGACTCCGAACCCCTCGCCGGTCTGGGGGCCTGA
- the amaP gene encoding alkaline shock response membrane anchor protein AmaP: MLKTVNRVLLGLLGLGLFALGGGVLLGGLDLQRRWGFGMPGWWPFLGPDDVLLGAEGRTRWREEGWWWPTVIAALAVLLALLLWWLLAQRRHHLDRVLVDSEDGAAVRLDGRTLEDAIEEEAQALGGVSRAQVRLTGRRTAPTARVRLMLEPYADPARTLGRLSRETLAHARDSVGLDRLPSKVRFREAHHRARRTA; this comes from the coding sequence ATGCTCAAGACGGTGAACCGGGTGCTGTTGGGGCTTCTCGGCCTTGGACTGTTCGCCCTGGGCGGCGGCGTACTGCTGGGCGGGCTGGATCTCCAGCGCCGCTGGGGTTTCGGCATGCCGGGCTGGTGGCCCTTCCTCGGGCCGGACGATGTGCTGCTGGGCGCCGAGGGACGAACCCGGTGGCGGGAAGAGGGCTGGTGGTGGCCGACCGTCATCGCGGCGCTCGCCGTGCTGCTGGCTCTGCTGCTGTGGTGGCTCCTTGCGCAACGCAGACACCACCTGGACCGGGTTCTCGTCGACAGCGAAGACGGCGCGGCGGTCCGGCTCGACGGCCGCACGCTGGAGGACGCGATCGAGGAAGAGGCGCAAGCCCTGGGCGGGGTTTCGCGGGCTCAAGTCCGGCTGACGGGCCGACGTACTGCTCCCACCGCACGCGTGCGGCTGATGTTGGAGCCATACGCGGATCCGGCGCGGACTCTGGGACGACTGAGCCGGGAAACACTCGCGCACGCACGAGACTCTGTCGGCCTGGACCGCCTCCCGTCCAAGGTCCGATTCCGGGAAGCCCACCACCGCGCCCGACGGACCGCCTGA
- a CDS encoding DUF6286 domain-containing protein, with translation MSANSWRQPTGDSDSDLPSDSGQAAPSADGTPGEGATAAIDESGRSARRFWSARRIPAALVALLSAAAVGLLLYDVVSVRAGRSAMRWRRRLAEELATRPLDDIWVIVGAAVAMALGLWLFLLAVTPGLRRLLPMRQPTGIPGAGEVRAGLDRRAAALVLRDRAMQVSGVRSARVDVGRRKVKAQARAHFRDLQEVRADLDATLEDAVTSLRLARQPTLTVRVRRPKG, from the coding sequence ATGAGCGCGAACAGCTGGCGGCAGCCGACCGGTGACAGCGACAGCGACCTTCCCTCCGATTCCGGACAGGCGGCTCCGTCCGCCGACGGCACCCCGGGCGAGGGCGCGACGGCGGCGATCGACGAATCAGGCCGGTCGGCGCGCCGCTTCTGGTCGGCGCGGCGGATTCCCGCGGCCTTGGTGGCCCTGCTGTCCGCCGCGGCCGTTGGATTGCTCCTGTACGACGTGGTCTCGGTGCGGGCAGGCCGGTCCGCGATGCGCTGGCGGCGGCGGCTCGCCGAGGAACTGGCCACCCGGCCACTGGACGACATCTGGGTGATCGTCGGGGCCGCGGTGGCGATGGCCCTCGGCCTGTGGCTTTTCCTGCTGGCGGTGACGCCGGGTCTGCGCAGGCTGCTGCCCATGCGGCAGCCCACCGGAATCCCCGGGGCAGGGGAGGTCCGAGCCGGGCTCGACCGCCGCGCGGCCGCCCTGGTTCTGCGCGACCGGGCCATGCAGGTGTCCGGTGTCCGGTCGGCACGGGTCGATGTCGGCCGCCGGAAGGTCAAGGCCCAGGCACGGGCACATTTCCGCGACCTCCAGGAGGTTCGCGCGGACCTGGACGCCACGCTGGAGGACGCCGTGACGTCCTTGCGTCTCGCCCGGCAACCCACGCTGACCGTGCGCGTCCGGCGCCCGAAGGGCTGA
- a CDS encoding Asp23/Gls24 family envelope stress response protein — protein MTGEADRPPGVPREERGAINVADRVVAKIASHVAREALSRFTESVGRVPPGRRTPRVSTSVRRAPERTTAGRDAESAARRQAALGKARLRIVVELGYPSDIGAQCAAVRREVTERLRTWAGMDVSDLVVSVERLHSVHARHTDQERVR, from the coding sequence GTGACCGGTGAAGCAGATCGGCCTCCGGGCGTTCCCCGCGAGGAGCGCGGTGCGATCAACGTCGCAGACCGGGTCGTCGCGAAAATCGCTTCCCATGTGGCGCGCGAGGCGCTGAGCCGGTTCACCGAGTCGGTCGGCCGCGTACCGCCGGGCCGCAGGACGCCACGTGTGAGCACATCCGTGCGGCGGGCACCGGAGCGCACTACCGCAGGACGAGACGCCGAGTCCGCCGCGAGACGGCAGGCGGCGCTCGGCAAGGCCCGGCTGCGCATCGTCGTCGAACTCGGCTATCCGTCCGACATCGGGGCGCAGTGCGCCGCAGTGCGCCGGGAGGTCACCGAACGGCTCAGGACATGGGCCGGCATGGACGTGTCCGACCTCGTGGTGTCGGTCGAGAGGCTGCACTCGGTGCATGCGCGGCACACGGACCAGGAGAGAGTGAGATGA
- a CDS encoding Asp23/Gls24 family envelope stress response protein, translated as MTENTGVKLGGATGSRGRTTIADVVVEKIAGIAARDVLGVYALGSGFARSMGSMRERMPGAGSGKSARRGVGVEVGERQAAIDLEIVVDYGVSITDVAHAVRENVISAVERMAGLEVVEVNIMVSDVKLPDEEEDEGEERQRIR; from the coding sequence ATGACTGAGAACACCGGCGTAAAGCTTGGCGGTGCGACCGGTTCTCGCGGCCGGACGACCATTGCCGATGTGGTGGTGGAGAAGATCGCCGGAATAGCGGCACGGGACGTGCTCGGCGTCTATGCCCTGGGCAGCGGATTCGCCCGCTCGATGGGATCCATGCGGGAGCGGATGCCCGGCGCCGGCAGTGGCAAATCCGCCAGGCGCGGGGTCGGTGTCGAGGTCGGAGAGCGACAGGCGGCCATCGATCTGGAGATCGTCGTCGACTACGGCGTCTCGATCACGGACGTGGCCCATGCGGTGCGGGAGAACGTGATCTCCGCGGTGGAGCGGATGGCGGGTCTGGAAGTCGTGGAAGTCAACATCATGGTCAGCGACGTGAAGCTGCCGGACGAGGAGGAGGACGAAGGGGAGGAGCGGCAGCGGATCCGGTAG
- a CDS encoding GYD domain-containing protein — translation MPLYLSRFSYTPETWARLIDRPEDRAQAARSYIESVGGKLHGFWYAFGTHDGYNLWEAPDNVSMAAVALAIGGGGALSSFETTVLLTVDETMKALRAAGQVQYRPPGA, via the coding sequence ATGCCGCTCTATCTATCGAGGTTCAGCTACACGCCGGAGACCTGGGCGCGGCTGATCGACCGACCGGAGGACCGCGCACAGGCCGCTCGGTCGTACATCGAGTCCGTCGGCGGGAAGCTCCACGGTTTCTGGTACGCCTTCGGCACGCACGACGGCTACAACCTGTGGGAGGCCCCGGACAACGTGTCCATGGCCGCGGTTGCGCTGGCGATCGGCGGAGGCGGGGCGCTCAGCTCGTTCGAGACGACCGTTCTCCTGACCGTCGACGAAACGATGAAGGCCCTGCGCGCAGCCGGGCAAGTTCAGTACCGGCCTCCTGGCGCGTAG
- a CDS encoding dolichyl-phosphate-mannose--protein mannosyltransferase, with product MRRSPVPADGRPAKAPDDWQGRLRLFGYGGRPRADVRERLVPPFPGPSTRWWELIRLGPAGAYRAARVMDWLGPVLVAVLAGAIRFRRLGQPRGLVFDETYYAKDAWALLRLGYEGTWPDRKITDPQILADPSVIPLSDTGAFVAHPPTGKWVIALGEWMFGLTPFGWRFMTAVLGTLSVLMLCRIGRRLFRSTALGCLAGTLLALDGLHVVMSRSALLDLVVMFFVLAAFGCLLLDRDHARARLAAALPVDGDGHARPDRVTGDRAGTGPRPWRLAAGVFLGLAASTKWNGLYFLAFFVVLTLLWDVGSRRVAGAGRPYRAVLRKDLGWSVLSVVPVAVVTYLVTWTGWFRSDDGYGRHWADGRGGTWSWIPAPLRSLWHYEYGVYRFNVGLHTWHRYESNPWSWLVLGRPVLFDYRSPKAGRDGCHATTDCSQAVLALGTPLLWWSACCALGYLLYRWALRRDWRAGAVLCAVAAGYLPWFLYQDRTIFSFYAVAFVPYLCLAVAMMLGALLGPPGADDRRRTLGAVAAGGLVLLVAWNFIYFWPVYTGQAIPVGDWRSRMWLDTWI from the coding sequence GTGCGGCGCTCCCCCGTCCCGGCCGACGGCCGTCCGGCCAAGGCACCCGACGACTGGCAGGGCCGGCTGCGCCTGTTCGGATACGGCGGGCGCCCCCGGGCCGATGTCCGGGAGCGGCTGGTTCCGCCCTTTCCGGGGCCGTCGACCCGCTGGTGGGAGCTCATACGCCTGGGTCCGGCCGGGGCGTACCGCGCCGCGAGGGTGATGGACTGGCTGGGGCCGGTCCTCGTCGCCGTGCTGGCCGGAGCGATCCGGTTCCGGCGTCTCGGGCAGCCGCGGGGACTCGTCTTCGACGAGACCTACTACGCCAAGGACGCCTGGGCGCTGCTGCGGCTCGGCTACGAGGGCACCTGGCCGGACCGTAAGATCACCGATCCGCAGATCCTCGCGGACCCATCGGTGATCCCGCTCTCCGACACCGGGGCGTTCGTCGCCCACCCGCCGACGGGCAAGTGGGTGATCGCCCTCGGTGAGTGGATGTTCGGCCTCACCCCGTTCGGCTGGCGCTTCATGACCGCGGTCCTGGGCACGCTGTCGGTGCTGATGCTGTGCCGCATCGGACGCCGGCTGTTCCGGTCGACGGCGCTGGGCTGTCTGGCCGGCACGCTGCTGGCACTGGACGGTCTGCATGTGGTGATGAGCCGGTCCGCGCTGCTGGACCTCGTCGTCATGTTCTTCGTGCTGGCGGCGTTCGGCTGTCTGCTGCTCGACCGGGACCACGCGCGGGCCCGGCTCGCGGCGGCCCTCCCGGTGGACGGGGACGGCCACGCGCGCCCGGACCGGGTCACCGGCGACCGTGCCGGGACGGGACCGCGTCCGTGGCGGCTCGCGGCCGGTGTCTTCCTGGGGCTGGCGGCCTCGACCAAGTGGAACGGCCTGTACTTCCTCGCCTTCTTCGTGGTCCTCACCCTGCTGTGGGACGTCGGCTCCCGCCGCGTGGCCGGGGCGGGGCGCCCGTACCGGGCGGTGCTGCGCAAGGATCTCGGCTGGTCGGTGCTGTCCGTCGTGCCGGTCGCCGTCGTGACCTACCTGGTGACGTGGACCGGCTGGTTCCGGTCCGACGACGGGTACGGGAGGCACTGGGCGGACGGCCGCGGCGGCACCTGGTCGTGGATACCGGCTCCGCTGCGCAGCCTGTGGCACTACGAGTACGGCGTCTACCGGTTCAATGTGGGGCTCCACACCTGGCACCGGTACGAGTCGAACCCCTGGAGCTGGCTGGTCCTCGGCCGCCCGGTGCTGTTCGACTACCGGTCACCGAAGGCCGGGCGGGACGGGTGCCACGCCACGACCGACTGCTCGCAGGCGGTCCTCGCGCTCGGCACGCCGCTGCTGTGGTGGTCGGCGTGCTGCGCACTCGGGTATCTGCTCTACCGGTGGGCGCTGCGCCGCGACTGGCGCGCGGGCGCCGTCCTGTGCGCGGTGGCGGCCGGCTATCTGCCCTGGTTCCTGTACCAGGACCGCACGATCTTCTCGTTCTACGCGGTCGCCTTCGTGCCGTACCTGTGTCTGGCCGTGGCGATGATGCTGGGCGCGCTCCTGGGTCCGCCGGGGGCCGACGACAGACGCCGGACACTGGGCGCGGTCGCCGCGGGCGGGCTCGTGCTGCTCGTCGCCTGGAACTTCATCTATTTCTGGCCCGTGTACACGGGCCAGGCGATCCCGGTCGGCGACTGGCGGTCGCGGATGTGGCTGGACACGTGGATCTAG
- the chvE gene encoding multiple monosaccharide ABC transporter substrate-binding protein: MHNRRAALAATAGAVSLALTLSACGSDIGGSSEGDSEGGTIGIAMPTQASERWLTDGKSVVDDLKADGYQAKLVYGQDNPKTQVAQIEDLIKQGVDALIIAAIDNKSLNGVLQKAADADIPVISYDRLILGTENVDYYVSFDNEQVGRFQARYIIDKLGLEDGAGPFNIELFAGSPDDNNTKFFFDGAMHLLQPYLDTKQLVVRSGQTALKDVTTLRWDGPTAKKRLDGILAESYGSRKVDAVLSPYDGISIGVLNALKADGYGSGSKPLPIVTGQDAELASVKSIIAGEQSQTVYKDLRQLAGVAAEMADDILNDKTPKVNNRRAYDNGVKAVPAYLLQPTTVDKTNYEYVLVAGGYYTDAELK, from the coding sequence ATGCACAACCGAAGAGCCGCCCTCGCCGCCACCGCCGGAGCCGTCTCTCTCGCCCTCACGCTGTCCGCCTGCGGCAGCGACATCGGGGGCAGCTCCGAGGGCGACTCCGAGGGCGGCACCATCGGCATCGCCATGCCCACCCAGGCCTCCGAGCGCTGGCTCACCGACGGCAAGAGCGTCGTCGACGACCTGAAGGCCGACGGCTACCAGGCCAAGCTGGTGTACGGCCAGGACAACCCGAAAACGCAGGTCGCACAGATCGAGGACCTGATCAAGCAGGGCGTCGACGCGCTGATCATCGCTGCCATCGACAACAAGTCGCTGAACGGCGTGCTCCAGAAGGCCGCCGACGCGGACATCCCGGTGATCTCCTACGACCGGCTCATCCTCGGCACCGAGAACGTCGACTACTACGTCTCGTTCGACAACGAGCAGGTCGGCCGGTTCCAGGCCCGCTACATCATCGACAAGCTCGGCCTGGAGGACGGTGCGGGCCCGTTCAACATCGAACTGTTCGCCGGCTCCCCAGACGACAACAACACCAAGTTCTTCTTCGACGGCGCGATGCACCTCCTCCAGCCGTACCTGGACACCAAGCAGTTGGTGGTCCGGTCCGGCCAGACCGCGCTCAAGGACGTCACCACCCTGCGCTGGGACGGGCCCACCGCGAAGAAGCGCCTGGACGGCATCCTCGCCGAGTCGTACGGGAGCAGGAAGGTCGACGCGGTCCTGTCGCCGTACGACGGCATCTCCATCGGCGTCCTGAACGCGCTGAAGGCGGACGGCTACGGCTCCGGCAGCAAACCCCTGCCGATCGTCACCGGGCAGGACGCCGAACTTGCCTCGGTGAAGTCGATCATCGCGGGTGAGCAGTCGCAGACCGTCTACAAGGACCTCCGTCAACTCGCCGGTGTCGCAGCCGAGATGGCCGACGACATACTCAACGACAAGACGCCGAAGGTGAACAACAGAAGGGCCTACGACAACGGGGTCAAGGCCGTGCCCGCCTACCTGTTGCAGCCGACGACCGTCGACAAGACCAACTACGAGTACGTCCTGGTCGCGGGCGGCTACTACACCGACGCCGAACTCAAGTAG
- a CDS encoding RNA polymerase sigma-70 factor — protein sequence MGDDAADPATDTFVAHRNLLFTVAYEMLGSAADAEDVLQETWLRWVDVDLAQVRDRRAYLVRITTRQALNRLRTMTRRKEAYIGPWLPEPLLTASDVAQDAELAESVSMALMLVLETLSPTERAVFVLREAFDVSYDEIATAVDKSPAAVRQIAHRARKHVDARRPREVVSPRETRAVLESFRRALATGDLQGLLDVLAPEVVMLNDGGGVKQAARRPVVGADRVARFIISTASRHEAVLTGHLTLVNGSPALLVRLDGENDGVMAVRVEDAGITGIYYVRNPEKLTRVEFETPLTLR from the coding sequence ATGGGCGACGACGCCGCTGATCCGGCGACCGACACGTTCGTCGCCCACCGCAACCTCCTCTTCACGGTCGCGTACGAGATGCTCGGATCGGCGGCGGACGCCGAGGACGTCCTCCAGGAGACCTGGCTGCGCTGGGTCGACGTCGACCTGGCACAGGTACGCGACCGGCGCGCCTACCTGGTCCGGATCACGACCCGCCAGGCGCTCAACCGGCTGCGCACCATGACGCGCCGCAAGGAGGCGTACATCGGCCCCTGGCTGCCCGAACCGCTGCTCACCGCCTCGGACGTGGCCCAGGACGCCGAGCTCGCCGAGAGCGTGTCGATGGCGCTGATGCTCGTCCTCGAGACCCTGTCGCCGACGGAGCGCGCCGTCTTCGTGCTGCGCGAGGCCTTCGACGTCAGCTACGACGAGATCGCGACCGCGGTCGACAAGAGCCCCGCGGCCGTCCGCCAGATCGCGCACCGCGCCCGCAAGCACGTCGACGCCCGCCGTCCTCGCGAGGTGGTCTCCCCGCGCGAGACCCGGGCGGTGCTGGAGTCGTTCCGGCGCGCGCTCGCCACCGGGGACCTCCAGGGTCTCCTCGACGTGCTCGCGCCCGAGGTCGTCATGCTGAACGACGGCGGCGGCGTCAAACAGGCCGCGCGACGGCCCGTCGTCGGCGCCGACAGGGTGGCCCGCTTCATCATCAGCACCGCGAGCAGGCACGAGGCCGTCCTCACCGGCCACCTCACCCTCGTCAACGGCAGCCCGGCACTCCTCGTACGGCTCGACGGCGAGAACGACGGCGTCATGGCGGTCCGCGTCGAGGACGCCGGCATCACCGGCATCTACTACGTCCGCAACCCCGAAAAGCTGACCCGGGTCGAATTCGAGACCCCCCTCACGCTGCGCTGA
- a CDS encoding NAD(P)/FAD-dependent oxidoreductase: MAENTEVVVIGGGYAGVMAANRLTQRDDVTVTLINPRRTFVERIRLHQLVGGSDDAVVDYAKILADRVRLTVDTVTRIDAAGRRLTLASGGTVDYDYLIYAVGSGSADPRVPGAAEHAYPLADLEEAERLRPVVAAAPASAAVSVVGAGPAGIETAAELAEAGRTVTLVCGGVLGPYLHPRGRRAVARRLAELGVTVLDGPDTQVTEVTREAVRLADGRELPSEVTIWTAGFGVPDLAAQSGLSTDALGRLRTDETLTSVDDPRIVAAGDSAAPSDLPFRLGCQSAVQLGPQATETVLSRIAGANPTPIDVGFAGQCLSLGRRSGVFQFARRNDVAISLYLGGRLGGKVKEFVCRSTVWQLAYEARKPGLRTWWVKDSKRGQLLRAKHGEVPDTADRAA; encoded by the coding sequence AACCCCCGCCGCACCTTCGTCGAGCGGATCCGCCTGCACCAACTGGTGGGCGGGTCCGACGACGCGGTCGTCGACTACGCGAAGATCCTGGCCGACCGCGTCCGGCTGACGGTCGACACCGTGACCCGGATCGACGCGGCCGGACGCCGGCTGACGCTGGCGTCGGGCGGCACGGTCGACTACGACTACCTGATCTACGCGGTGGGCAGCGGCAGCGCCGACCCGCGGGTGCCCGGCGCGGCGGAGCACGCCTACCCGCTCGCCGACCTGGAGGAGGCCGAGCGGCTGCGGCCGGTCGTCGCCGCCGCGCCCGCGTCGGCCGCGGTGTCGGTCGTCGGCGCCGGCCCGGCCGGCATCGAGACCGCCGCCGAACTCGCCGAAGCGGGCCGCACCGTCACCCTGGTCTGCGGCGGTGTGCTCGGCCCGTATCTGCACCCGCGGGGCCGACGCGCGGTCGCCAGGAGGCTGGCCGAGCTCGGGGTGACCGTGCTCGACGGCCCCGACACCCAGGTGACGGAGGTGACCCGCGAGGCCGTGCGGCTCGCCGACGGCCGCGAACTGCCGAGTGAGGTGACCATCTGGACCGCCGGGTTCGGCGTGCCGGACCTGGCCGCGCAGAGCGGACTGAGCACCGACGCCCTGGGCCGCCTGCGCACGGACGAGACCCTGACCAGCGTGGACGACCCGCGCATCGTCGCGGCCGGGGACTCCGCGGCACCGTCGGATCTGCCGTTCCGGCTGGGCTGCCAGTCCGCGGTCCAGCTCGGCCCGCAGGCCACCGAGACGGTGCTCAGCCGGATCGCCGGGGCGAACCCCACGCCCATCGACGTGGGGTTCGCCGGCCAGTGCCTGAGCCTCGGGCGGCGCTCCGGCGTCTTCCAGTTCGCCCGCAGGAACGACGTCGCGATCAGCCTCTACCTCGGCGGCCGTCTGGGCGGGAAGGTCAAGGAGTTCGTGTGCAGGAGCACCGTCTGGCAACTGGCGTACGAGGCGCGCAAGCCCGGTCTGCGCACCTGGTGGGTCAAGGACAGCAAGCGCGGGCAACTGCTCCGGGCGAAGCACGGGGAGGTACCCGACACCGCCGACCGGGCGGCCTAG